One Panicum virgatum strain AP13 chromosome 3N, P.virgatum_v5, whole genome shotgun sequence DNA segment encodes these proteins:
- the LOC120663362 gene encoding ubiquitin-activating enzyme E1 2-like produces the protein MLPQKRGVDAGEVQDLHNKAPRPAAPAPAQDHHKEDPAHMAARAPEIDEDLHSRQLAVYGRETMKRLFGSNVLVSGLQGLGAEIAKNLVLAGVKSVTLHDDGKVDLWDLSSNFFLSEKDIGLNRAQACVPKLQELNNAVIISTITGDLTKEQLSNFQAVVFTDISIEKAVEFDDYCHSHQPPIAFIKSEVRGLFGSVFCDFGPEFTVLDVDGEEPHTGIVASISNDNPALVSCVDDERLEFQDGDLVIFSEVHGMTELNDGKPRKIKSARPYSFTLEEDTTSYGTYIRGGIVTQVKPPKVLKFKTLKEAIKEPGEFLMSDFSKFDRPPLLHLAFQALDKFRTELLRFPIAGSAEDAQKLIDFAISINESLGESKLEEIDKKLLQHFASGSRAILNPMAAMFGGIVGQEVVKACSGKFHPLYQFFYFDSVESLPIEPLEASDLKPENSRYDAQISVFGTKLQKKLEQSKIFMVGSGALGCEFLKNLALMGISCSENGKLTVTDDDVIEKSNLSRQFLFRDWNIGQPKSTVAATAAMAINPKLHVEALQNRASPETENVFNDAFWESLDAVVNALDNVTARMYIDSRCVYFQKPLLESGTLGAKCNTQMVIPHLTENYGASRDPPEKQAPMCTVHSFPHNIDHCLTWARSEFEGLLEKTPTEVNAFLSNPSGYATAARTAGDAQARDQLERVIECLNRDKCDTFQDCITWARLKFEDYFANRVKQLTFTFPEDAMTSSGAPFWSAPKRFPRPLEFSSSDPSHLNFLLAASILRAETFGIPIPDWAKNPKKLAEAVDKVILPDFQPKQGVKIETDEKATSLSSASVDDAAVIEELIAKLEAISKTLPPGFHMNPIQFEKDDDTNFHMDLIAGFANMRARNYSIPEVDKLKAKFIAGRIIPAIATSTAMATGLVCLELYKVLAGGHKVEDYRNTFANLAIPLFSMAEPVPPKTIKHQDMAWTVWDRWTITGNITLRELLEWLKEKGLNAYSISCGTSLLYNSMFPRHKERLDKKVVDVAREVAKVEVPSYRRHLDVVVACEDDDDIDVDIPLVSIYFR, from the exons ATGCTTCCCCAGAAGCGGGGGGTCGACGCCGGCGAGGTCCAGGACTTGCACAACAAGGCCCCCCGACCCGCCGCCCCCGCACCCGCCCAAGACCACCACAAGGAGGACCCAGCCCACATGGCCGCCAGGGCGCCCGAGATCGATGAGGACCTCCACAGCCGCCAGCTCGCCGTCTACGGACGCGAGACCATGAAGCGCCTCTTCGGCTCCAACGTCCTCGTCTCTGGACTACAGGGACTCGGCGCAGAGATCG CAAAGAACCTTGTTCTTGCGGGTGTCAAGTCCGTAACCTTGCATGATGATGGCAAAGTGGATCTATGGGATTTATCAAGCAACTTCTTCCTCTCCGAGAAGGATATTGGTCTAAACCGTGCTCAAGCTTGTGTTCCAAAGCTTCAAGAGCTTAACAATGCTGTAATCATCTCTACCATTACTGGTGATTTGACCAAGGAGCAGCTTTCTAACTTTCAG GCTGTGGTATTTACTGATATCAGCATAGAAAAAGCAGTTGAGTTTGATGATTACTGTCATAGCCATCAGCCACCAATCGCTTTCATTAAGTCGGAAGTTCGTGGTCTTTTCGGCAGTGTTTTCTGTGACTTCGGTCCTGAATTTACTGTGTTGGATGTTGATGGTGAGGAGCCACATACAGGAATCGTGGCATCAATCAGCAATGACAACCCAGCACTTGTTTCTTGTGTGGATGATGAGCGTCTGGAGTTCCAGGATGGTGATCTAGTTATTTTCTCTGAAGTGCATGGAAtgactgagctcaacgatggaAAACCAAGAAAGATTAAGAGTGCTAGGCCTTATTCTTTTACTCTAGAAGAAGACACCACCTCATATGGCACTTACATTAGAGGTGGTATTGTCACACAAGTGAAGCCACCCAAGGTTCTTAAGTTCAAAACCTTGAAGGAGGCAATCAAGGAGCCAGGAGAATTTCTCATGAGTGATTTCTCCAAGTTCGACCGCCCACCTCTTTTGCATTTGGCCTTCCAAGCTCTGGACAAGTTTAGGACTGAGTTGCTGCGATTCCCTATTGCCGGTTCAGCTGAGGATGCACAAAAGCTGATAGATTTTGCTATTAGTATTAATGAAAGTCTTGGTGAAAGTAAGCTTGAAGAAATCGACAAAAAGCTCCTGCAGCATTTTGCAAGTGGTTCCAGGGCTATTTTGAATCCAATGGCTGCAATGTTTGGTGGTATTGTAGGCCAGGAAGTTGTTAAAGCATGCTCAGGGAAATTCCACCCACTTTATCAG TTCTTCTACTTTGATTCTGTTGAATCACTGCCAATTGAACCGTTGGAGGCTAGTGATTTGAAGCCGGAGAACAGTAGATATGATGCACAAATTAGTGTATTTGGGACTAAGCTTCAAAAAAAACTGGAGCAGTCAAAAATCTTTATGGTTGGTTCTGGGGCTCTTGGATGTGAATTTTTGAAGAACCTTGCATTAATGGGCATTTCTTGCAGTGAGAATGGGAAGCTGACTGTGACAGATGATGATGTTATAGAAAAGAGCAATCTCAGTCGCCAGTTTCTCTTCCGTGACTGGAACATTGGGCAGCCCAAGTCCACAGTTGCTGCTACTGCCGCTATGGCAATTAATCCTAAGCTTCATGTTGAGGCCCTTCAGAACAGGGCAAGTCCTGAGACTGAAAATGTGTTTAATGACGCCTTTTGGGAGAGCTTGGATGCTGTTGTCAATGCCTTGGACAATGTGACTGCAAGAATGTACATTGACTCCAGATGTGTATATTTCCAGAAGCCACTTCTTGAATCTGGGACTCTGGGTGCTAAGTGCAACACGCAGATGGTCATTCCTCACCTAACAGAAAACTATGGGGCATCCAGAGATCCACCAGAAAAGCAGGCGCCAATGTGCACTGTACATTCATTTCCTCATAATATTGATCACTGCCTAACATGGGCAAGGTCTGAGTTTGAGGGTCTACTGGAGAAGACTCCCACTGAAGTAAATGCGTTCCTGTCGAATCCTAGTGGATATGCTACTGCTGCAAGAACTGCTGGTGATGCGCAGGCTAGGGATCAACTTGAGCGGGTTATTGAGTGCCTTAACAGAGACAAGTGTGACACATTCCAAGATTGTATTACCTGGGCTCGCCTTAA GTTTGAGGATTATTTCGCCAACCGTGTGAAGCAGCTGACGTTCACCTTCCCTGAAGATGCAATGACAAGCTCTGGTGCTCCTTTCTGGTCTGCTCCTAAGCGGTTTCCGCGACCGCTGGAGTTCTCATCTTCTGATCCAAGCCACCTCAACTTTCTGTTGGCTGCCTCAATACTAAGGGCGGAGACATTTGGAATACCCATACCTGATTGGGCCAAAAACCCAAAGAAGCTAGCTGAAGCTGTTGACAAGGTCATCCTACCTGATTTCCAACCAAAACAGGGGGTTAAAATAGAGACAGATGAGAAGGCTACTAGCCTATCCTCTGCATCTGTTGATGATGCTGCTGTCATTGAAGAGCTTATTGCAAAGTTGGAAGCAATTTCCAAAACATTGCCACCAGGATTCCACATGAACCCAATACAGTTTGAGAAG GATGATGACACCAATTTCCATATGGACTTGATAGCTGGCTTTGCTAACATGCGGGCAAGGAACTACAGCATCCCTGAAGTTGACAAGCTGAAGGCAAAGTTCATAGCTGGAAGGATCATTCCAGCCATCGCCACCTCGACTGCAATGGCCACTGGCCTTGTCTGCCTGGAGCTTTACAAAGTCCTAGCTGGGGGTCACAAGGTTGAAGACTACCGGAACACATTTGCAAACCTCGCAATCCCCCTCTTCTCCATGGCAGAGCCTGTGCCACCCAAGACCATCAAGCACCAGGACATGGCCTGGACCGTGTGGGACCGCTGGACTATAACTGGCAACATCACGCTGAGGGAACTCCTGGAGTGGCTCAAGGAGAAGGGCTTGAATGCATACAGCATATCCTGTGGCACCTCGCTTCTGTACAACTCCATGTTCCCCAGGCACAAGGAGCGGCTGGACAAGAAGGTGGTGGATGTGGCTAGggaggtggccaaggtggaGGTGCCCTCTTATCGCCGCCATCTGGATGTCGTGGTGGCCTGTGAGGATGACGATGACATTGATGTGGACATTCCTCTTGTGTCCATTTACTTCCGTTGA
- the LOC120663364 gene encoding protein DOUBLE-STRAND BREAK FORMATION-like produces the protein MAASSLHGDNVKNRLIREQDQARHSASQSKKMVAVADEYEDALSLFASRLLSHPCTTFGDGEGDHHLRLLQAALSAGPDVPALLHTRSAARRLLQDRAKEAFAAAQAQAPPLDHARILAVADFFARAFALVADVQSCLAMRYEALLLRHTKFSDNHHLKVSREEWSTFAKDALHDGFYNIASKAFAYATVHTHRSQLDSTNSIEKDKINDMTGLQNLAKSLSAKHSVQSESAEYMKRRNSGVHEKYNLQSGKPKLPGSSMYMLGIKTRNIKKLLHSRERNLGDI, from the exons ATGGCTGCATCAAG TTTGCATGGAGATAATGTGAAAAATCGATTGATAAGAGAGCAAGACCAGGCCAG GCATTCAGCTAGTCAAAGCAAAAaaatggtggcggtggcggacgAGTATGAAGACGCTCTCTCCCTCTTCGCCTCCCGCCTCCTCTCCCACCCCTGCACCACCTTCGGGGACGGGGAGGGGGACCACCACCTCCGCCTGCTCCAGGCCGCGCTCTCCGCTGGCCCAGACGTCCCCGCTCTGCTACACAcgcgctccgccgcccgccgcctgctTCAGGACCGCGCTAAGGAGGCATTCGCCGCTGCGCAGGCGCAGGCTCCTCCCCTGGACCATGCCCggatcctcgccgtcgccgacttCTTCGCCCGGGCCTTCGCCCTCGTCGCCGATGTCCAG AGCTGCCTTGCCATGAGATATGAGGCCCTGCTTCTGCGACACACTAAATTCTCTGACAACCACCATCTCAAAGTGTCACGTGAGGAGTGGTCAACTTTCGCAAAGGATGCTCTTCACGACGGCTTCTACAACATTGCTTCCAAG GCATTTGCATATGCTACTGTGCACACTCATCGCAGCCAGTTGGACTCTACTAATTCCATTGAGAAGGACAAGATCAATGATATGACTGGACTTCAAAACCTGGCGAAGTCATTATCTGCAAAGCATTCTG TTCAGAGTGAGTCAGCTGAATACATGAAAAGGAGAAATTCAGGTGTTCATGAGAAGTATAATTTGCAATCAGGAAAACCAAAGTTACCAGGAAGTTCAATGTATATGTTAGGGATCAAAACAAGGAACATAAAGAAACTGCTTCATAGTCGTGAAAGGAATTTGGGggatatttga
- the LOC120663365 gene encoding LOB domain-containing protein 12-like translates to MTSMAGPGSGSSGSSSPCASCKLLRRRCTQECVFAPYFPPEDPHKFAIVHKVFGASNVSKMLQELPAQQRADAVSSLVYEANARMRDPVYGCVGAISYLQQQVSQLQMQLALAKAEILCVQMQHRAHATASPPSSPPSQQHHIMESEAYVSSLLVQNTLMNSSAAHHHQQQQQMVGSSLGSSGSTAITAIMLQEACLKKESLWA, encoded by the exons ATGACATCCATGGCCGGGCCAGGGAGCGGAAGCAGCGGCAGCTCCTCGCCCTGCGCATCGTGcaagctgctgcggcggcggtgcaccCAGGAGTGCGTGTTCGCACCCTACTTCCCTCCTGAGGATCCTCACAAGTTTGCCATCGTCCACAAGGTCTTTGGCGCCAGCAATGTCAGCAAGATGCTCCAG GAGCTGCCTGCTCAGCAGAGGGCCGATGCGGTGAGCAGCCTGGTGTACGAGGCCAACGCACGGATGAGGGACCCCGTCTATGGCTGCGTCGGTGCCATCTCCTACCTCCAGCAGCAGGTTtcccagctccagatgcagctCGCCCTCGCCAAGGCCGAGATCCTCTGCGTCCAGATGCAGCACCGTGCCCATGCAACTGCTTCACCACCATCATCGCCGCCATCGCAACAGCACCACATCATGGAAAGCGAGGCTTATGTTAGTAGCTTGCTCGTGCAAAATACCCTGATGAACAGCAGTGCCGCTCATcatcatcagcagcagcagcagatggtgGGCAGCAGCTTGGGTTCCTCGGGGAGCACTGCAATAACTGCAATCATGCTGCAGGAGGCGTGCCTCAAGAAAGAGTCCCTCTGGGCGTGA
- the LOC120663368 gene encoding protein trichome birefringence-like 34 yields the protein MKTETTPKVMVLHAPVGVRSIVSSLVAFFIVASSVTFLLDRGQEAQVQMAVEHGRQEMEVKLEAGLQEPAMRGTTDAGDAGEECNWSRGRWVYDNMSRPLYSGLKCAFIFPEVACDKYGRKDVMYQHWRWQPHACDLPRFDATKLLEKLRNKRLIFVGDSVNRNQWVSLVCMVEASIPDDRLKMRIFNGSLISFKALEYNATIDFYWSPLLVESNSDNPIIHRVEYRIIRADRIERHANVWKDADIIVFNSYLWWRKQKDDMRMKVMYGSFEDGDARLDEMEMIDGFEIALKKLTEWLGENIDKNKTRIFFAGSSPTHSWASDWGGEDSNKCLNETEPIYKTGYKAATTDYSLMAKAKSYFKTLEPKGIHVQILNITELSDYRKDGHPTVFRRQFVPLTKKQIANPASYADCTHWCLPGVPDVWNEFLYGYLMYK from the exons ATGAAGACAGAAACCACTCCCAAGGTGATGGTGCTCCATGCTCCGGTTGGAGTGAGGAGCATCGTGAGCTCCCTTGTGGCCTTCTTCATCGTCGCCAGCTCTGTCACCTTCTTGCTTGACCGAGGCCAGGAAGCGCAAGTGCAAATGGCGGTCGAGCATGGACGCCAAGAAATGGAGGTGAAATTGGAGGCTGGACTCCAAGAACCAGCGATGAGAGGGACTACTGATGCGGGCGATGCCGGTGAGGAGTGCAACTGGTCGAGGGGAAGGTGGGTGTACGACAACATGTCCAGGCCATTATACTCCGGGCTCAAGTGTGCTTTCATCTTTCCTGAGGTGGCTTGCGACAAATATGGAAGGAAGGATGTCATGTATCAGCACTGGAGATGGCAGCCTCATGCATGCGACCTTCCAAG ATTTGATGCCACCAAGCTTCTTGAAAAGCTGAGGAACAAGAGATTAATATTTGTGGGCGATTCAGTCAACAGGAACCAATGGGTTTCTCTTGTGTGCATGGTAGAGGCCTCAATACCTGATGACAGGCTCAAGATGCGCATCTTCAATGGCTCTCTCATCTCCTTCAAGGCACTG GAATACAATGCAACAATAGATTTCTACTGGTCACCACTGCTTGTTGAGTCCAACAGCGACAACCCCATAATCCACCGTGTGGAGTATCGGATCATAAGGGCAGACAGAATTGAGAGGCATGCCAATGTCTGGAAGGATGCTGACATCATTGTCTTCAATTCTTACTTGTGGTGGAGGAAGCAGAAGGATGACATGAGGATGAAGGTGAT GTATGGCTCATTTGAAGATGGCGATGCAAGGTTAGACGAAATGGAAATGATTGATGGTTTCGAGATAGCTCTCAAGAAACTTACTGAATGGCTTGGAGAGAATATTGACAAGAACAAGACTAGAATCTTTTTCGCAGGATCATCACCTACACATTCCTG GGCTAGCGACTGGGGTGGAGAAGACAGCAACAAGTGTCTCAACGAAACAGAGCCGATATACAAAACCGGATACAAAGCTGCAACTACAGATTACAGTCTGATGGCCAAGGCTAAATCATATTTTAAAACATTGGAGCCGAAAGGTATACATGTTCAGATACTGAACATCACAGAGCTGTCTGACTACCGCAAGGATGGGCATCCTACTGTGTTCAGGAGACAGTTTGTTCCTCTGACAAAAAAGCAGATTGCGAACCCAGCCAGCTACGCGGATTGCACGCATTGGTGCCTTCCCGGGGTTCCTGATGTCTGGAACGAGTTTTTATACGGCTACCTCATGTACAAATGA